A window of the Vibrio fluvialis genome harbors these coding sequences:
- a CDS encoding peptidylprolyl isomerase: MAKLWLTALALLSTSVWAGPKVEFDTTLGSFTVELNDEKAPISSANFLKYVEDGSYVGSQFHRVIPGFMAQGGGFDEDMNQLKTYAPIKNESSNGLRNDTATIAMARTANPNSATRQFYINLVDNDFLNNDQRPPGYAVFGKVIQGFEVIQQMAKQPTHSLGRMGDVPVTPIVITKATLIK; this comes from the coding sequence ATGGCTAAGTTATGGCTCACTGCTTTGGCGCTGCTAAGCACCAGTGTTTGGGCTGGCCCGAAAGTCGAGTTTGACACTACGCTCGGTTCATTTACTGTCGAGTTAAACGACGAAAAGGCGCCGATCAGTAGTGCAAACTTCCTCAAGTATGTGGAAGACGGCAGTTACGTGGGTAGCCAATTCCACCGCGTTATTCCCGGCTTTATGGCGCAAGGTGGCGGTTTTGATGAAGACATGAACCAACTGAAAACCTATGCACCGATTAAAAACGAATCCAGCAACGGACTACGTAACGACACGGCGACCATTGCAATGGCACGTACGGCAAACCCAAATTCTGCGACTCGTCAGTTCTACATCAATCTGGTTGACAACGACTTCCTGAACAACGACCAACGTCCGCCGGGTTATGCGGTATTTGGTAAAGTGATTCAAGGATTTGAAGTCATTCAACAAATGGCCAAACAGCCTACACACTCGCTGGGCCGTATGGGCGATGTCCCTGTCACACCAATCGTGATCACTAAAGCCACGCTTATCAAGTAA
- a CDS encoding YajG family lipoprotein — MKKLVLAASIALLTACAAPQQQQINFMPQPVLSNSDIVKGSTFTLVSKDVRSAQYVALVDSGRHNIEPVHAKQNVRIALENALSEQFGSQGFRLTVNSENTLTLEVQEALVNVKHSVFENEMDAKVTLELTAETPKGKMVKSYNGTAKRTAPLSASDEDIEMVLNDVVNLVLKEIANDSELKTYMKDHFHG; from the coding sequence ATGAAGAAACTGGTTCTCGCGGCTTCTATCGCACTGTTGACTGCCTGTGCAGCGCCTCAGCAGCAACAAATTAACTTTATGCCTCAGCCTGTACTGAGCAACAGCGATATCGTGAAAGGCAGTACATTTACCCTTGTCAGCAAAGATGTTCGCTCTGCGCAATACGTAGCGCTGGTTGACAGTGGTCGTCACAACATCGAACCGGTTCATGCGAAACAAAACGTGCGTATTGCACTGGAAAATGCCCTGTCTGAGCAGTTTGGTTCTCAAGGTTTCCGCCTAACCGTCAACAGTGAAAACACACTAACGCTGGAAGTTCAAGAAGCACTCGTCAACGTAAAGCACTCTGTGTTTGAAAACGAAATGGATGCAAAAGTAACGCTAGAACTGACAGCGGAAACACCAAAAGGCAAAATGGTGAAAAGCTACAACGGAACAGCAAAACGTACTGCGCCACTAAGTGCCTCAGATGAAGACATCGAGATGGTACTGAATGACGTTGTGAATCTGGTCCTAAAAGAGATCGCCAACGACTCTGAATTGAAAACTTATATGAAGGATCACTTCCATGGCTAA